A genomic segment from Gorilla gorilla gorilla isolate KB3781 chromosome 3, NHGRI_mGorGor1-v2.1_pri, whole genome shotgun sequence encodes:
- the CXCL10 gene encoding C-X-C motif chemokine 10 — translation MNQTAVLICCLIFLTLSGVQGVPLSRTVRCTCISISNQPVNPRSLEKLEIIPASQFCPRVEIIATMKKKGEKRCLNPESKAIKNLLKAVSKERSKRSP, via the exons ATGAATCAAACTGCCGTTCTGATTTGCTGCCTTATCTTTCTGACTCTAAGTGGCGTTCAAG GAGTACCTCTCTCTAGAACTGTACGCTGTACCTGCATCAGCATTAGTAATCAACCTGTTAATCCAAGGTCTTTAGAAAAACTTGAAATTATTCCTGCAAGTCAATTTTGTCCACGTGTTGAGATCAT TGCTACAATGAAAAAGAAGGGTGAGAAGAGATGTCTGAATCCAGAATCGAAGGCCATCAAAAATTTACTGAAAGCAGTTAGCAAGGAAAG GTCTAAAAGATCTCCTTAA